The following are from one region of the Terriglobales bacterium genome:
- the glmU gene encoding bifunctional UDP-N-acetylglucosamine diphosphorylase/glucosamine-1-phosphate N-acetyltransferase GlmU gives MSARDFAIAIMAAGKGTRLKSKRPKVLHEVGGKPLVAHVIRSASEVVAPENIYVIIGHEAESVRSAVAHTGVKFVLQTEQRGTGHAIQSAQKELAAYANFLVLSGDAPLIRPETIRGIRDFHIKQGAAMTILTAAPADPTGYGRVLRQGSTNHVAAIVEQKSLLPEQSNVGEINSGFYAFSSKPLFANIHRLEADNPHGEHYLTDMAALLVAEGQKVMAIRADDPDEVLGGNTIAELMSLDANMRLRKARELMSQGVTIFRPDTCVIDEEVRIAPDSTIEPFVQLLGNTTVGEGSRVRSYSVIANSQIGNNVNILPGCVMDQSSIADGAIVGPYSRLRPGSEIGEGAHVGNFVETKKVRLGKGSKANHLTYLGDAEIGAGVNVGAGTITCNYDGAKKYKTVIEDGVFVGSDSTLVAPVKIGHGAYIGAASCITGDVPPDSLAIARGMQVVKEGWAKKKREEREKK, from the coding sequence ATGTCTGCACGAGACTTTGCTATCGCCATTATGGCGGCAGGAAAAGGGACCAGGCTGAAGTCGAAGCGTCCCAAGGTATTGCACGAAGTTGGAGGCAAGCCGCTGGTTGCGCACGTGATCCGTTCTGCGTCGGAAGTTGTTGCCCCAGAGAACATCTATGTGATCATCGGGCACGAAGCGGAGAGCGTTCGCTCTGCGGTTGCGCACACGGGCGTGAAGTTTGTGCTGCAAACCGAGCAGCGCGGGACCGGACACGCGATCCAGAGCGCTCAAAAAGAGCTGGCTGCATATGCGAATTTCCTGGTTCTCTCCGGAGACGCGCCGCTGATTCGTCCCGAAACAATTCGCGGCATCCGCGATTTCCATATCAAGCAAGGCGCCGCGATGACGATTCTTACCGCTGCGCCTGCGGATCCAACCGGCTACGGACGCGTGCTGCGGCAGGGCTCAACCAACCACGTGGCGGCAATCGTGGAGCAGAAATCCCTTCTTCCCGAGCAATCCAACGTAGGCGAGATCAATTCCGGCTTCTACGCATTTAGTTCCAAGCCGCTATTCGCCAACATTCATCGACTCGAGGCTGACAATCCTCACGGCGAGCACTACCTCACGGATATGGCTGCGCTGCTGGTCGCGGAGGGGCAAAAAGTGATGGCGATCCGCGCAGATGACCCTGACGAAGTTTTAGGCGGCAATACGATCGCCGAACTCATGAGCCTTGATGCGAATATGCGCTTGCGAAAGGCTCGCGAACTGATGAGCCAGGGTGTGACGATTTTTAGGCCGGATACCTGCGTGATTGACGAGGAGGTACGCATCGCTCCAGACAGTACCATCGAGCCGTTCGTCCAACTTCTGGGAAACACAACTGTCGGTGAGGGTAGCCGAGTACGGTCATATTCGGTGATCGCCAATTCCCAGATTGGAAACAATGTGAACATTCTTCCGGGCTGCGTCATGGATCAAAGCTCGATTGCGGATGGCGCAATCGTCGGTCCGTACTCTCGGCTGCGTCCGGGAAGCGAGATTGGGGAAGGCGCACATGTGGGAAACTTCGTGGAAACGAAAAAGGTTCGTCTCGGAAAGGGCTCAAAGGCCAACCATCTCACCTATCTGGGAGACGCAGAAATTGGCGCAGGCGTGAATGTTGGCGCCGGCACCATCACGTGCAATTACGATGGCGCCAAGAAATACAAGACAGTGATCGAGGATGGCGTTTTCGTGGGTAGCGACTCAACGCTGGTAGCTCCGGTAAAGATCGGTCATGGAGCGTACATTGGGGCAGCGTCGTGCATTACTGGCGATGTACCGCCAGATTCACTGGCGATCGCGCGCGGCATGCAGGTTGTGAAAGAAGGCTGGGCTAAGAAAAAGAGAGAAGAGCGGGAAAAGAAATGA
- a CDS encoding sigma-70 family RNA polymerase sigma factor, which produces MSSRVDGIQLAAFLPIIQHAEQASVDRYKGVFEGNRHRVYSLSFYMTGNELEAEDVMSGTFCRAFATSSKPDAETIDRALVTELRELTPIGNLTVQCKPVTQVSQVRRNTRRADLENAVTQLPSTERLIFLMHDVENYDHARIARTIGITETESKSGLFQARLKLREILAS; this is translated from the coding sequence ATGTCGAGTCGAGTGGACGGAATTCAATTGGCGGCTTTTCTCCCCATCATTCAGCATGCTGAACAGGCATCTGTTGACCGCTACAAAGGCGTCTTTGAGGGAAACCGCCACCGCGTGTACTCACTATCCTTCTATATGACGGGAAACGAGTTAGAGGCGGAAGACGTGATGAGCGGCACTTTTTGCCGCGCTTTTGCGACAAGTTCCAAGCCTGATGCGGAAACTATTGACCGCGCTCTTGTGACAGAGCTGCGCGAGTTGACTCCGATCGGGAATCTCACGGTGCAGTGCAAACCAGTGACCCAAGTGAGTCAGGTGCGCCGAAACACGCGGCGGGCCGATCTGGAAAATGCGGTGACGCAACTCCCTTCCACCGAGCGGCTGATTTTCCTGATGCACGATGTTGAGAACTACGATCATGCACGCATCGCGAGAACGATTGGCATCACTGAAACTGAGTCCAAAAGCGGCTTGTTTCAGGCTCGGCTGAAATTGCGGGAGATCCTGGCAAGCTAG